The following are encoded together in the Xanthobacter autotrophicus Py2 genome:
- a CDS encoding Serine-type D-Ala-D-Ala carboxypeptidase (PFAM: beta-lactamase; peptidase S11 D-alanyl-D-alanine carboxypeptidase 1~KEGG: rpa:RPA4266 possible D-alanyl-D-alanine carboxypeptidase (penicillin-binding protein)): MARTKSSPGARATSMGDARRGLCLGLAAAVLGVGLAGSFLVHPAQANPVLLVEADTGRVIEQKEAGRPWHPASVTKLMTVYVALNAVKNGRLTLDTPLTVSAAAASQQPSKMGFKPGTVVTLDNAMKMVLVKSANDMAWVVGEGVAGSMPAFVAEMNATAAHLGMSGTHFENPNGLPDPDQITTARDLAILARAIIYHFPEHEALFRIPAIKIGKAVLRNYNRLIDRYPGADGMKTGFVCGSGYNLVATATRGNKRLIAVILGARSGTARTEQAALMFEKGFQSSWGVFGAAQPLLSNISNSGGPAYDMKAEVCGGKRAVTASEADDESEGSSGGFAFAAPVLPKSGAELLQTLPPSMPPVVVYVGTRNAPQDLASAYPEEEKPKKKPGAKDTKQAKASAGSESASAESGDGAKPTAKPKPRTADGKTAGSKPSTATASTGDEPKAAAKPKSASTSGDKPASGTAQKKQVQPQAPVTAGSVPASKPKPKPKPAETPAESAAPAPKPAT, translated from the coding sequence TTGGCGCGCACGAAATCCAGTCCCGGCGCCCGGGCGACTTCCATGGGCGATGCCCGCCGTGGACTTTGTCTCGGTCTTGCCGCTGCGGTGCTCGGCGTCGGGCTCGCCGGCTCGTTCCTCGTCCATCCCGCGCAGGCCAATCCGGTGCTTCTGGTGGAGGCCGACACCGGCCGGGTGATCGAGCAGAAGGAAGCCGGCCGGCCCTGGCATCCCGCCTCCGTCACCAAGCTGATGACCGTCTATGTGGCGCTCAACGCGGTGAAGAACGGGCGCCTCACCCTGGACACGCCCCTTACCGTCTCGGCCGCCGCCGCCTCCCAGCAGCCCTCCAAGATGGGCTTCAAGCCGGGCACCGTGGTCACCCTCGACAACGCCATGAAGATGGTGCTGGTGAAGTCCGCCAACGACATGGCCTGGGTGGTGGGCGAAGGCGTCGCCGGCTCCATGCCCGCCTTTGTGGCGGAGATGAACGCCACCGCCGCCCATCTCGGCATGAGCGGCACCCATTTCGAGAATCCCAACGGCCTGCCGGACCCGGACCAGATCACCACCGCCCGTGACCTCGCCATCCTGGCGCGGGCCATCATCTACCATTTCCCCGAGCACGAGGCCCTGTTCCGCATCCCCGCCATCAAGATCGGCAAGGCGGTGCTGCGCAACTACAACCGCCTGATCGACCGCTATCCCGGCGCCGACGGCATGAAGACCGGCTTCGTCTGCGGCTCCGGCTATAATCTGGTGGCCACCGCCACCCGCGGCAACAAGCGCCTCATCGCCGTGATCCTCGGCGCCCGCTCCGGCACCGCCCGCACCGAGCAGGCGGCGCTGATGTTCGAGAAGGGCTTCCAGTCGTCCTGGGGTGTGTTCGGCGCTGCGCAGCCGCTTTTGTCCAACATTTCCAACAGCGGCGGCCCGGCCTACGACATGAAGGCCGAGGTCTGTGGCGGCAAGCGCGCCGTCACCGCCTCCGAGGCCGATGACGAGTCCGAAGGCAGCAGCGGCGGCTTCGCCTTTGCCGCGCCGGTGCTGCCCAAGTCCGGTGCCGAGCTGCTGCAGACCCTGCCGCCCTCCATGCCGCCGGTGGTGGTCTATGTGGGCACCCGCAACGCGCCGCAGGATCTGGCATCGGCCTATCCCGAGGAAGAGAAGCCGAAGAAGAAGCCGGGCGCCAAGGACACCAAGCAGGCCAAGGCGTCCGCCGGCTCCGAGAGCGCGTCGGCCGAAAGCGGCGACGGCGCCAAGCCCACCGCCAAGCCGAAGCCCAGGACCGCTGATGGCAAGACCGCCGGCAGCAAGCCCTCGACCGCGACGGCCAGCACCGGCGACGAGCCCAAGGCTGCGGCCAAGCCCAAGAGTGCCAGCACCTCCGGCGACAAGCCGGCGAGCGGTACCGCCCAGAAGAAGCAGGTACAGCCCCAGGCGCCGGTCACCGCCGGCTCGGTGCCCGCGTCGAAGCCCAAGCCCAAGCCGAAGCCCGCCGAAACCCCGGCCGAAAGCGCCGCCCCGGCCCCCAAGCCCGCCACCTGA
- a CDS encoding protein of unknown function DUF924 (PFAM: protein of unknown function DUF924~KEGG: nha:Nham_3733 protein of unknown function DUF924), with protein MLKGMTPEKMTPADVLAFWRAAGREKWFGGGAAFDEEVRAALLPAHEAAVAGALDAWRETPEGALAWIILTDQVPRNVFRGTPRAFATDAGALAAAERAVERGFDGAPEIAPALRTFFYLPFMHAEDRAAQARGVDLYRALGQEEGMAFALVHKEIIDRFGRFPHRNPILGRQMSAEEQAYLDGGGFGG; from the coding sequence ATGCTCAAGGGCATGACGCCTGAGAAAATGACGCCGGCGGATGTGCTCGCCTTCTGGCGGGCGGCGGGCCGGGAGAAATGGTTCGGCGGCGGCGCGGCGTTCGATGAAGAAGTGCGCGCCGCCTTGCTGCCGGCCCATGAGGCCGCCGTGGCGGGAGCACTCGACGCGTGGCGGGAGACGCCCGAGGGGGCGCTGGCCTGGATCATCCTGACGGATCAGGTGCCGCGCAACGTGTTCCGGGGCACGCCGCGCGCCTTCGCCACCGACGCCGGCGCGCTGGCGGCCGCCGAACGGGCGGTGGAGAGGGGCTTTGACGGGGCGCCGGAGATTGCGCCGGCGCTGCGCACCTTCTTCTACCTGCCCTTCATGCATGCGGAGGACAGGGCCGCACAGGCGCGGGGCGTGGACCTCTACCGCGCGCTGGGGCAGGAGGAGGGGATGGCCTTCGCGCTGGTCCATAAGGAGATCATCGACCGCTTCGGCCGCTTCCCCCACCGCAACCCCATCCTCGGCCGCCAGATGTCGGCGGAGGAGCAGGCCTATCTCGATGGTGGTGGCTTCGGCGGCTAG
- a CDS encoding ribosomal protein L20 (TIGRFAM: ribosomal protein L20~KEGG: rle:RL0268 putative 50S ribosomal protein L20) → MARVKRGVTSHAKHKKVFEAAKGFYGRRKNTIRAAKSAVERSMQYAYRDRKVKKRNFRALWIQRINAGVRALDLDLTYSRFIDGLGKAGIEVDRKVLSDIAIHEPDAFKALVEKAKAALA, encoded by the coding sequence ATGGCCCGCGTCAAACGTGGCGTTACCTCGCACGCCAAGCACAAGAAGGTCTTTGAAGCCGCCAAGGGCTTTTACGGCCGTCGCAAGAATACCATCCGCGCTGCCAAGTCGGCCGTCGAACGGTCGATGCAGTATGCCTACCGCGACCGCAAGGTTAAGAAGCGCAACTTCCGTGCGCTCTGGATCCAGCGCATCAACGCCGGTGTGCGCGCGCTTGATCTCGACCTGACCTATTCGCGATTTATCGATGGTCTCGGCAAGGCCGGGATCGAGGTCGACCGCAAGGTGCTCTCGGATATCGCCATCCACGAGCCCGACGCGTTCAAGGCCCTAGTGGAGAAGGCCAAGGCCGCGCTGGCCTGA
- a CDS encoding phenylalanyl-tRNA synthetase, beta subunit (TIGRFAM: phenylalanyl-tRNA synthetase, beta subunit~KEGG: rpb:RPB_0047 phenylalanyl-tRNA synthetase, beta subunit): MKFTFSWLQDHLEPTASFDAIVERLSLIGLEVEGVEDKARQLAPFVVGEVLTAEKHPNADKLKVCTVSIGKGEPIQVVCGAPNARAGLKTVFAAPGTVIPTSGLELKIGKIRDVESRGMLCSARELGLSEEHDGILELPEDATPGAPFAEVLGLNDPVVEIAVTPNRADCLGVAGVARDLAAAGLGELMAPKVKPVDGTFPAPLGVTLEFGETGSLCPAFALRVVKGVKNGPSPQWMQDRLRAIGLRPINALVDVTNFMTFDRNRPLHVFDLAKVKGNLVVRRGRPGETLLALDGKTYALDETMCVIADENGVESLAGIMGGEASGCDEGTTDVVIESALWDAINIAQTGRKLGINSDARFRFERGVDPAFTLPGLELATHLIQEICGGEASEVVLAGAIPDTARTIRFPLSEVKRLAGLEASEQEIRDVLEALGFAVSGAAPVLDVVPPSWRGDIEGKADLVEEVVRILGLDRVPATELPRGEDARKAVLTPLQLRSRKARRALAARGMVEAVTWSFVSQEAARMFGGGAPALALSNPIAAELSDMRPSLLPGLIKAAGTNAARGFADAALFEVGQIFLDDTPTGQRQAATGLRRGTAKPSGAGRHWSGTAGAVDVFDAKADATAALAACGAPVANLQVTTDAPGWYHPGRSGTLRLGSNAMAHFGEIHPAVLEALDVAGPLVAFEIILDKIPEPKAKATRVKPNLDLSAFQAVKRDFAFVVGREVAAADILKAAQGADRKLVTAVGLFDLYEGKGIDPDKKSVAVEVTLQPRERTLTDKDIEEVAGRIVAEVTKKTGATLRG, encoded by the coding sequence ATGAAATTCACCTTCTCCTGGCTCCAGGACCACCTTGAGCCCACCGCCTCCTTCGATGCCATCGTCGAGCGCCTGTCCCTCATCGGCCTGGAGGTCGAGGGGGTGGAGGACAAGGCCAGGCAGCTCGCGCCCTTCGTGGTGGGCGAGGTGCTCACGGCCGAGAAGCATCCCAATGCCGATAAGCTGAAGGTCTGCACCGTCTCCATCGGGAAAGGCGAGCCCATCCAGGTGGTGTGCGGCGCGCCCAATGCGCGGGCGGGGCTGAAGACCGTGTTCGCGGCGCCGGGCACGGTCATTCCCACCTCCGGGCTGGAGCTGAAGATCGGCAAGATCCGCGACGTGGAAAGCCGCGGCATGCTGTGCTCGGCCCGCGAGCTGGGCCTGTCGGAAGAGCATGACGGCATCCTGGAGCTGCCGGAGGACGCCACCCCCGGCGCCCCGTTCGCCGAAGTGCTGGGCCTCAACGATCCGGTGGTGGAAATCGCCGTGACCCCCAATCGCGCCGACTGCCTCGGCGTCGCCGGCGTGGCGCGGGATCTGGCCGCCGCCGGCCTCGGCGAGCTGATGGCGCCGAAGGTGAAGCCGGTGGACGGCACCTTCCCCGCGCCGCTGGGCGTCACGCTGGAATTCGGCGAGACCGGCTCGCTCTGCCCGGCCTTCGCCCTTCGGGTGGTGAAGGGGGTGAAGAACGGCCCCTCGCCGCAATGGATGCAGGACCGCTTGCGCGCCATCGGGCTTCGCCCCATCAACGCGCTGGTGGACGTCACCAATTTCATGACGTTCGACCGCAACCGGCCGCTCCACGTCTTCGACCTCGCCAAGGTGAAGGGCAATCTGGTGGTGCGCCGGGGCCGGCCCGGGGAGACCCTGCTGGCGCTGGACGGCAAGACCTACGCGCTGGACGAGACCATGTGCGTCATCGCCGACGAGAACGGCGTGGAGAGCCTCGCCGGCATCATGGGCGGGGAAGCCTCCGGCTGCGACGAGGGCACCACCGACGTGGTGATCGAATCCGCCCTGTGGGATGCCATCAATATCGCCCAGACCGGGCGCAAGCTCGGTATCAATTCCGATGCCCGCTTCCGCTTCGAGCGCGGCGTGGACCCGGCCTTCACCCTGCCGGGGCTGGAGCTCGCCACCCATCTCATTCAGGAGATCTGCGGCGGCGAGGCGTCCGAGGTGGTGCTGGCCGGCGCCATACCGGACACAGCGCGCACGATTCGCTTCCCCCTGTCCGAGGTGAAGCGCCTTGCCGGGCTGGAAGCCTCCGAACAGGAGATCCGCGACGTGCTGGAGGCGCTCGGCTTCGCCGTCTCCGGCGCGGCGCCGGTGCTGGACGTGGTGCCGCCCTCCTGGCGCGGTGACATCGAGGGCAAGGCGGACCTGGTGGAAGAGGTGGTACGCATCCTCGGCCTCGATCGCGTGCCCGCCACCGAGCTGCCGCGCGGGGAGGATGCCCGCAAGGCGGTGCTGACCCCGCTCCAGCTGAGGAGCCGCAAGGCCCGCCGGGCACTGGCGGCGCGCGGCATGGTAGAGGCGGTCACCTGGTCCTTCGTCAGCCAGGAGGCCGCCAGGATGTTCGGCGGCGGCGCGCCGGCGCTGGCCCTGTCCAACCCCATCGCCGCCGAGCTTTCGGACATGCGGCCGAGCCTGTTGCCCGGCCTCATCAAGGCGGCCGGCACCAATGCGGCGCGCGGCTTTGCCGACGCGGCGCTGTTCGAGGTCGGCCAGATCTTCCTCGACGACACCCCCACCGGCCAGCGCCAGGCCGCTACCGGCCTGCGGCGCGGCACGGCGAAGCCCTCAGGCGCCGGCCGCCACTGGTCCGGCACCGCCGGGGCGGTGGACGTGTTCGACGCCAAGGCCGATGCCACTGCGGCGCTCGCCGCCTGCGGGGCGCCGGTGGCGAACCTTCAGGTCACCACCGATGCGCCGGGCTGGTACCATCCCGGCCGCTCGGGCACGCTGCGCCTCGGCTCCAACGCCATGGCCCATTTCGGCGAGATCCATCCCGCCGTGCTGGAGGCGCTGGACGTGGCCGGCCCGCTGGTGGCGTTCGAGATCATCCTCGACAAGATCCCCGAGCCCAAGGCCAAGGCCACGCGGGTGAAGCCCAATCTTGACCTCTCCGCCTTCCAGGCGGTGAAGCGCGACTTCGCCTTCGTGGTGGGCCGCGAGGTGGCGGCGGCGGACATCCTGAAGGCCGCCCAGGGCGCCGACAGGAAGCTGGTCACCGCCGTGGGCCTGTTCGACCTCTATGAGGGCAAGGGCATCGACCCCGACAAGAAGTCGGTGGCGGTGGAGGTCACCCTCCAGCCGCGCGAGCGCACCTTGACCGACAAGGACATCGAGGAGGTGGCGGGCCGCATCGTGGCGGAGGTCACCAAGAAGACCGGCGCCACGCTGCGGGGCTGA
- a CDS encoding phosphoglucomutase/phosphomannomutase alpha/beta/alpha domain II (PFAM: phosphoglucomutase/phosphomannomutase ; phosphoglucomutase/phosphomannomutase alpha/beta/alpha domain I; phosphoglucomutase/phosphomannomutase alpha/beta/alpha domain II; phosphoglucomutase/phosphomannomutase alpha/beta/alpha domain III~KEGG: bra:BRADO0757 putative phosphomannomutase/phosphoglucomutase (PMM / PGM)) produces the protein MFPTPKPVLTPNTYAYESEPMVKPTGFREYDARWLFQKEINLMGVQALGMGLGTLMHEMGVKPEIVTGHDFRSYSSSIKLALASGLMAAGIKVHDIGLAMSPMAYFAQFALDVPAVAMVTASHNDNGWTGVKMGVNRPLTFGPDEMTKLKEIVLGAKFNLKGGGSYVFVENFPDVYIKDLTDRPKLKNPIKAVVACGNGTAGAFAPKILEALGVEVIPLDTELDHTFPKYNPNPEDMEMLHAMRDAVLEHKADVALGFDGDGDRCGVVDNTGEEIFADKVGVLLARDLAKIYPEPTFVVDVKSTGLFATDPELIKLGVKADYWKTGHSYMKRRVNETGALVGFEKSGHYFFNKPIGRGYDDGLISAIAVLDMLDRNPGRKLSDLREALPKTWSSPTMSPHCTDEAKYGIVAKVVEHYEKLAKDGALVTGQKIRDLVTVNGVRVTCEDGSWGLVRASSNKPELVVVVESPVSNARMREMFKEIDGVLRTFPEVGEYNQTI, from the coding sequence ATGTTCCCCACACCCAAGCCGGTCTTGACCCCCAACACCTATGCCTACGAGTCCGAGCCCATGGTGAAGCCGACCGGCTTCCGGGAATATGACGCGCGCTGGTTGTTCCAGAAGGAAATCAACCTGATGGGCGTGCAGGCGCTGGGCATGGGCCTCGGCACCCTGATGCACGAGATGGGCGTGAAGCCGGAGATCGTGACCGGCCACGACTTCCGCAGCTATTCCTCGTCCATCAAGCTGGCGCTGGCCTCCGGCCTCATGGCGGCCGGCATCAAGGTGCACGACATCGGCCTCGCCATGTCGCCCATGGCCTATTTCGCCCAGTTCGCCCTGGACGTGCCGGCGGTGGCCATGGTGACCGCCTCCCACAACGACAACGGCTGGACCGGCGTGAAGATGGGCGTCAACCGCCCCCTCACCTTCGGCCCCGACGAGATGACGAAGCTCAAGGAGATCGTCCTCGGCGCCAAGTTCAACCTGAAGGGCGGCGGCTCCTACGTGTTCGTGGAGAACTTCCCGGACGTCTACATCAAGGACCTCACCGACCGTCCCAAGCTGAAGAACCCCATCAAGGCGGTGGTGGCCTGCGGCAACGGCACGGCGGGCGCGTTCGCGCCGAAGATCCTCGAGGCGCTGGGCGTCGAGGTGATCCCGCTCGACACCGAGCTCGACCACACCTTCCCCAAGTACAACCCGAACCCCGAGGACATGGAGATGCTCCATGCCATGCGGGACGCGGTGCTGGAGCACAAGGCGGACGTGGCGCTGGGCTTCGACGGCGACGGCGACCGCTGCGGCGTGGTGGACAATACCGGCGAGGAGATCTTCGCCGACAAGGTGGGCGTGCTGCTCGCCCGCGACCTCGCCAAGATCTATCCCGAGCCCACCTTCGTGGTGGACGTGAAGTCCACCGGCCTGTTCGCCACCGACCCCGAGCTGATCAAGCTCGGCGTGAAGGCGGACTACTGGAAGACCGGCCACTCCTACATGAAGCGCCGGGTGAACGAGACCGGCGCCCTCGTCGGCTTCGAGAAGAGCGGCCATTATTTCTTCAACAAGCCCATCGGCCGCGGCTATGACGATGGCCTCATCTCCGCCATCGCCGTGCTCGACATGCTGGACCGCAACCCCGGCAGGAAGCTCTCCGACCTGCGCGAGGCGCTGCCCAAGACGTGGTCCTCGCCCACCATGTCGCCCCACTGCACCGACGAGGCCAAGTACGGCATCGTCGCCAAGGTGGTGGAGCACTACGAGAAGCTCGCCAAGGACGGCGCCCTCGTCACCGGCCAGAAGATCCGCGACCTCGTGACGGTGAACGGCGTGCGCGTCACCTGCGAGGACGGCTCCTGGGGCCTGGTGCGCGCCTCCTCCAACAAGCCCGAGCTGGTGGTGGTGGTGGAGAGCCCGGTCTCCAACGCCCGCATGCGCGAGATGTTCAAGGAAATCGACGGCGTGCTGCGCACCTTCCCGGAAGTGGGCGAGTACAACCAGACCATCTGA
- a CDS encoding phenylalanyl-tRNA synthetase, alpha subunit (TIGRFAM: phenylalanyl-tRNA synthetase, alpha subunit~PFAM: phenylalanyl-tRNA synthetase class IIc; aminoacyl tRNA synthetase class II domain protein~KEGG: bbt:BBta_0214 phenylalanyl-tRNA synthetase alpha chain), with amino-acid sequence MSIDMSDIDVTDQGAITDLEQDIASAILGAEDEAGLEEVRIAALGKKGSVSELLKSLGTMSPDQRKVMGPAINGLRDRVTGLITHRRSALKTKALEARLATEKVDVTLPVREAAAETGRVHPIAQVMEELTAIFADMGFSVAEGPDIEDDFHNFTALNFPPGHPAREMHDTFFLPPGADGQRKVLRTHTSPVQVRTMQTKTPPIRVICPGRTYRCDSDQTHTPMFHQVEGLVIDKGAHLGHLKWILEEFCKSFFEVEGVKMRFRPSFFPFTEPSMEVDIQCDRSRPGEIRFGEGSDWLEILGCGMVHPNVLRNCGLDPDEYQGFAWGMGIDRIAMLKYGMSDLRAFFEADVRWLSHYGFRPLDFPTLAGGLSA; translated from the coding sequence ATGAGCATCGACATGTCCGACATCGACGTGACCGACCAGGGCGCCATCACGGACCTGGAGCAAGACATCGCGAGCGCCATCCTGGGCGCCGAGGATGAAGCCGGCCTCGAAGAGGTGCGCATCGCCGCCCTCGGCAAGAAGGGCTCGGTCTCGGAGTTGCTCAAGTCGCTGGGCACCATGAGCCCGGACCAGCGCAAGGTCATGGGCCCGGCCATCAACGGGCTGCGCGACCGGGTGACCGGCCTCATCACCCATCGCCGCTCGGCGCTGAAGACCAAGGCCCTGGAAGCCCGCCTCGCCACCGAAAAGGTGGATGTGACCCTGCCGGTCCGCGAGGCCGCCGCCGAGACCGGCCGCGTCCATCCCATCGCCCAGGTGATGGAGGAGCTGACCGCCATCTTCGCCGACATGGGCTTCTCGGTGGCGGAAGGCCCGGACATCGAGGACGACTTCCACAATTTCACCGCGTTGAACTTCCCCCCCGGCCATCCGGCGCGGGAGATGCACGACACCTTCTTCCTGCCCCCCGGCGCCGACGGGCAGCGCAAGGTGCTGCGCACCCACACCTCTCCGGTGCAGGTGCGCACCATGCAGACCAAGACGCCGCCCATCCGCGTCATCTGCCCCGGTCGCACCTATCGCTGCGACAGTGACCAGACCCACACCCCCATGTTCCACCAGGTGGAGGGGCTGGTGATCGACAAGGGCGCGCACCTCGGCCACCTGAAGTGGATCCTGGAAGAATTCTGCAAGTCTTTCTTCGAGGTGGAGGGGGTGAAGATGCGCTTCCGCCCGTCCTTCTTCCCCTTCACCGAGCCATCCATGGAAGTGGACATCCAGTGCGACCGCTCCCGCCCCGGCGAGATCCGCTTCGGCGAGGGCTCGGACTGGCTGGAGATCCTCGGCTGCGGCATGGTGCACCCCAACGTGCTACGCAATTGCGGGCTCGACCCGGACGAATACCAGGGCTTTGCCTGGGGCATGGGCATCGACCGCATCGCCATGCTGAAATACGGCATGAGCGACCTGCGCGCCTTCTTCGAGGCCGACGTGCGCTGGCTCTCCCACTACGGCTTCCGCCCGCTGGATTTCCCGACCCTCGCCGGCGGCCTGAGCGCGTAA
- a CDS encoding HI0933 family protein (PFAM: HI0933 family protein; FAD-dependent pyridine nucleotide-disulphide oxidoreductase~KEGG: rpb:RPB_3204 HI0933-like protein) — MTLDAPFIAIVGAGPAGLAAAEMLSAAGARVGVYDRMPSVARKFLMAGRGGLNLTHSEPLPRFLNRYGAAEARLAPALAAFPPDALRAWALELGEETFVGSSGRVFPLSFKASPLLRAWLARLTQQGVSFHLRHAFRGWSPAGAMLFDTPQGPGEVTADAVLLALGGASWPRLGSDGGWVEGMRALGVPVNALAPSNMGVTIAWSDIFRTRFAGTPLKRIALRFGKTLVRGEAVVTASGLEGGAIYALSTDLRRALGHRSITLHLDLRPDVDEKALAARLATAPQKASFSTVLGKNGGLAPVAANLVREVTGPVRPDAPSLARLIKALPLEVTGHAGLERAISTAGGIAWSHVGDDYALAGLPAHLPPVFAAGEMLDWEAPTGGYLLQACFSTGRAAAEGIKARLGIGPEIPGAGTLAEGSPPPDHPPA, encoded by the coding sequence TTGACCCTCGACGCGCCCTTCATCGCCATCGTCGGCGCCGGCCCGGCGGGCCTCGCCGCAGCGGAAATGCTCTCCGCAGCCGGGGCGCGCGTCGGCGTCTATGACCGCATGCCCTCCGTCGCCCGCAAATTCCTCATGGCCGGGCGCGGCGGGCTCAACCTCACCCATTCCGAACCGCTGCCGCGCTTCCTGAACCGCTACGGCGCGGCCGAGGCCCGGCTCGCCCCGGCGCTGGCGGCGTTCCCCCCGGACGCCCTGCGCGCGTGGGCCCTGGAGCTAGGCGAAGAGACGTTCGTCGGCTCCAGCGGGCGGGTGTTCCCCCTGAGCTTCAAGGCCTCGCCCCTGCTGCGCGCCTGGCTGGCGCGGCTCACGCAACAGGGCGTCAGCTTCCACCTGCGCCACGCCTTCCGGGGCTGGAGCCCGGCGGGTGCAATGCTGTTCGACACGCCGCAGGGTCCGGGCGAGGTGACGGCGGATGCGGTGCTGCTGGCCCTGGGCGGCGCCTCCTGGCCGCGCCTCGGCTCTGATGGCGGATGGGTCGAGGGGATGCGGGCCCTGGGCGTCCCGGTGAACGCGCTGGCGCCCTCCAACATGGGCGTCACCATCGCCTGGTCGGACATTTTCCGCACCCGTTTCGCCGGCACGCCGCTGAAGCGCATCGCCCTGCGCTTCGGCAAGACGCTGGTGCGCGGCGAAGCCGTGGTGACAGCTTCGGGGCTGGAGGGAGGCGCCATCTATGCCCTCTCCACCGACCTGCGCCGGGCGCTGGGCCACCGCTCCATCACCCTCCATCTCGACCTGCGCCCGGACGTGGACGAAAAGGCCCTCGCCGCCCGGCTCGCCACCGCCCCGCAGAAGGCCTCCTTCTCCACCGTGCTGGGCAAGAATGGCGGCCTCGCCCCGGTGGCGGCGAACCTGGTGCGCGAGGTCACCGGCCCGGTGCGGCCGGATGCGCCGTCCCTCGCCCGCCTCATCAAGGCGCTGCCGCTGGAAGTGACCGGCCATGCGGGGCTGGAGCGCGCCATCTCCACCGCCGGCGGCATCGCCTGGAGCCATGTGGGGGACGACTATGCCCTCGCCGGCCTGCCTGCCCACCTGCCCCCGGTGTTCGCGGCCGGCGAGATGCTGGATTGGGAAGCTCCCACCGGCGGCTACCTGCTGCAGGCCTGCTTCTCCACCGGCCGCGCGGCGGCGGAAGGCATCAAGGCGCGGCTCGGGATTGGCCCGGAGATCCCTGGCGCAGGGACCCTTGCCGAAGGATCGCCTCCGCCTGATCATCCTCCGGCCTAG
- a CDS encoding cobalamin synthesis protein P47K (PFAM: cobalamin synthesis protein P47K; cobalamin synthesis CobW domain protein~KEGG: bme:BMEI0036 CobW protein), producing the protein MPGNVPAPEAPAQNAPADTAPARRRGPPEPIPVTVLTGFLGAGKTTLLNALLADPGLADTAVLINEFGEVGLDHLFVRPVEEGIVMLASGCLCCTVRGDLVAALEDLLRGRDNDRLPPFARVIIETTGLADPAPVIHTLMTHPYLGLRYRLDGLVCVVDAVNADATLDAHEEAVKQAAMADRIVLTKTDLVADADRPQLEALRARLKSLAPGARLLDAAAGEAQAASILGAGLYATAGKAPDVARWLAAEEVAAAEPDGASLDPNRHDARIRAFTLATDAAIPAATLDLFLELLRATHGGNVLRMKGIVKVAEEPDAPIVIHAVQHVMHPPARLPAWPDEDHRTRLVMIVRDLDPKVIARLFNAFLGVPQVDTPDRAALTDNPLAPPGLR; encoded by the coding sequence ATGCCGGGCAACGTGCCCGCCCCAGAGGCGCCCGCCCAAAATGCGCCGGCCGACACGGCGCCCGCCCGCCGTCGCGGACCGCCGGAGCCCATTCCGGTCACGGTGCTGACCGGCTTCCTCGGCGCCGGCAAGACCACGCTGCTCAATGCCCTGCTGGCCGATCCGGGCCTGGCCGACACTGCCGTACTCATCAACGAGTTCGGCGAGGTGGGGCTCGACCATCTGTTCGTGCGGCCGGTGGAGGAGGGCATCGTCATGCTCGCCTCGGGCTGCCTGTGCTGCACCGTGCGCGGCGACCTGGTGGCGGCGCTGGAGGACCTTTTGCGCGGCCGCGACAACGACCGCCTGCCGCCGTTTGCCCGCGTCATCATCGAGACCACGGGCCTCGCCGATCCGGCGCCGGTGATCCACACCCTGATGACCCACCCCTATCTCGGCCTGCGCTACCGGCTCGACGGGCTCGTCTGCGTGGTGGATGCGGTGAATGCGGACGCCACCCTTGATGCCCATGAGGAGGCGGTGAAGCAGGCGGCCATGGCCGACCGCATCGTCCTCACCAAGACCGACCTGGTGGCCGACGCGGACCGCCCGCAGCTCGAGGCGCTGCGGGCGCGGCTCAAGAGCCTCGCCCCCGGCGCCCGGCTGCTGGACGCGGCGGCGGGGGAGGCGCAGGCCGCGTCCATCCTCGGCGCCGGGCTCTATGCGACCGCCGGCAAGGCGCCGGACGTGGCCCGCTGGCTCGCGGCCGAGGAGGTGGCGGCGGCGGAACCGGACGGCGCGAGCCTCGACCCAAACCGCCACGATGCCCGCATCCGGGCCTTCACCTTGGCCACCGACGCCGCCATTCCGGCCGCCACCCTCGACCTGTTCCTGGAGCTGCTGCGCGCCACCCATGGCGGCAACGTGCTGCGCATGAAGGGCATCGTGAAAGTGGCGGAGGAGCCGGACGCGCCTATCGTGATCCACGCCGTGCAGCATGTGATGCACCCGCCCGCGCGCCTGCCCGCCTGGCCGGACGAGGACCATCGCACCCGGCTGGTGATGATCGTGCGCGACCTCGACCCCAAGGTCATCGCCCGCCTGTTCAACGCCTTCCTCGGCGTGCCGCAGGTGGATACGCCGGACCGCGCCGCGCTCACCGACAACCCCCTCGCCCCGCCGGGGCTGCGGTGA